The proteins below are encoded in one region of Verrucomicrobiia bacterium:
- the atpA gene encoding F0F1 ATP synthase subunit alpha — MREVGRVTTVKEFIVEAEGLPSCLNGQKVEFENGDVGMVMGFSESKVKILGFGNKSELHAGDQVYSRGEPFHTPVGDAFLGRIITSLGKPFDEREAPQADNSFPIFKDAPGVMDRKPLSDPLETGLRIIDAAFPLAKGQRQLIIGDQMTGKTSIITDTILNQKGKNVICIYCAIGQSRSSFLKVLRLLREKGAMDYTVVYAGIASVPLGEQYLAPYSACALAEYFASKGRDVFVAFDDLGKHAWAYRQLSLLLQRSPGREAYPGDIFYIHSQLLERAGKFVSDLGGGTISFFPVVATIQGDITGYIQTNLISITDGQIYLNTNLFQKGFRPAIDFGLSVSRIGNRAQTEALREMSGKLRLEYLQFQELQRMTTMKADLSDSAEQRLRRGELMNQLFVQPNTKPSPLAEQLLFLYGLRSGILEQKPQDWLRFRDNVFAWMRQHYPGILEEIGAKKKWDDALKQNVDEAFKRFFSPGGAA; from the coding sequence GTGAGAGAAGTAGGTCGCGTCACGACCGTCAAGGAATTCATCGTCGAGGCCGAAGGCCTGCCTTCCTGCCTGAACGGCCAGAAGGTCGAATTCGAGAACGGCGACGTCGGCATGGTCATGGGCTTCAGCGAAAGCAAGGTGAAGATCCTGGGATTCGGCAATAAATCCGAACTGCACGCGGGCGACCAGGTGTATTCCAGGGGAGAGCCCTTTCACACGCCCGTGGGTGACGCATTTTTGGGGAGAATCATAACGAGCCTCGGAAAGCCGTTTGACGAACGCGAGGCGCCTCAGGCCGACAATTCTTTTCCCATCTTCAAGGACGCGCCCGGCGTCATGGACCGCAAGCCGCTTTCCGACCCGCTCGAGACGGGGCTGCGTATCATCGACGCCGCGTTTCCTCTTGCCAAGGGACAGCGGCAGCTCATCATCGGCGACCAGATGACGGGAAAGACCTCGATCATCACGGATACGATCCTGAACCAGAAGGGCAAAAACGTGATCTGCATTTACTGCGCGATCGGACAAAGCCGGTCGTCGTTCCTCAAGGTGCTGCGGCTTCTGCGGGAAAAAGGCGCCATGGATTATACGGTCGTCTATGCGGGCATCGCTTCCGTGCCTTTGGGCGAACAGTACCTCGCCCCGTATTCGGCCTGCGCGCTCGCGGAATATTTCGCGTCCAAGGGCCGCGATGTCTTCGTGGCCTTCGACGACCTGGGAAAGCACGCCTGGGCCTACCGCCAGCTTTCGCTGCTCTTGCAGCGTTCTCCCGGCCGCGAGGCGTATCCGGGCGACATCTTCTACATCCATTCGCAGCTCCTCGAACGGGCGGGGAAATTCGTGAGTGACCTGGGCGGCGGCACGATCAGTTTCTTTCCGGTCGTGGCGACGATCCAGGGCGACATCACCGGCTATATCCAGACGAACCTGATTTCGATCACCGACGGCCAAATTTATCTGAACACGAACCTTTTTCAAAAAGGCTTCCGGCCGGCCATCGACTTCGGACTCTCGGTTTCCCGTATCGGCAACCGCGCGCAGACCGAAGCGCTCCGGGAGATGAGCGGGAAACTCAGGCTGGAGTACCTTCAGTTCCAGGAATTGCAGCGGATGACCACGATGAAGGCGGATCTTTCCGACTCCGCCGAACAAAGGCTGCGGCGCGGCGAACTCATGAACCAGCTTTTCGTGCAGCCGAACACCAAGCCGTCGCCGCTTGCCGAGCAGCTCCTCTTTCTCTATGGGCTGCGTTCGGGCATTCTCGAGCAAAAGCCGCAGGACTGGCTCCGTTTCCGGGACAACGTGTTTGCGTGGATGCGCCA
- a CDS encoding F0F1 ATP synthase subunit delta, whose protein sequence is MPFVGTFLFLLIFCGGLLFIMNRVLNTQAHQVTRQLMTISEEQDKKITELQKQAKDNELKAAQLINEARQEAERVKKEAREKADMILDQMQQQGRTEAEHIVSEAVKTRDAMRQEMVQQMEKKVVVRACQVVLEILSAEARKSAHEQMLCQLMEGGLQTLEKMDSREKIARVRIVSAFPLESGLRAKIEETVQKKLGHLPEIAEVVDEKLVAGLRIELGHLVLEGSLASRVKEYLKNAA, encoded by the coding sequence ATGCCTTTCGTCGGAACGTTTTTGTTTCTGCTCATTTTTTGCGGGGGACTGCTTTTCATTATGAACCGTGTCCTGAACACCCAGGCGCACCAGGTCACGCGCCAGCTCATGACCATTTCTGAAGAGCAGGACAAGAAAATCACGGAGCTGCAGAAACAGGCCAAGGACAACGAGCTCAAAGCCGCCCAGCTCATCAATGAGGCTCGCCAGGAAGCCGAGCGTGTCAAAAAAGAGGCGCGCGAAAAGGCGGACATGATCCTCGATCAAATGCAGCAGCAGGGCCGGACCGAGGCCGAGCACATCGTCAGCGAGGCCGTGAAAACGCGCGACGCCATGCGGCAGGAAATGGTCCAGCAGATGGAAAAAAAAGTGGTGGTGCGGGCCTGCCAGGTCGTACTGGAGATCCTGTCCGCCGAAGCCCGGAAAAGCGCGCATGAGCAGATGCTCTGCCAGCTCATGGAAGGCGGACTGCAGACGCTCGAGAAGATGGACTCGAGAGAGAAGATCGCCCGCGTCCGGATCGTCAGTGCCTTTCCCCTAGAGAGCGGGCTGCGCGCCAAGATCGAAGAAACCGTGCAGAAAAAACTGGGGCACCTGCCCGAAATCGCTGAGGTCGTCGATGAGAAACTCGTCGCGGGGCTGCGCATCGAATTGGGCCATCTGGTTCTGGAGGGTTCCCTGGCCTCACGCGTGAAGGAGTATCTGAAAAATGCCGCTTAA